The following are from one region of the Melaminivora suipulveris genome:
- a CDS encoding methyl-accepting chemotaxis protein, protein MKALRLSHKLWLAVAAIVVALTAVVGASGYRSAKAQAQADAVTQETGLRVQLASRWMALTELNATRTLALVLSSEMAVEQAFQAEVAATSERITQMQKELEAMPLSEAARQQMARVASARTTMTQLRAQARQLRDASDYDAAANLALESLTPAVQSYLGTLRQVVQLFEQEARERHAEMAEVRMATVKLAGMAVAALLLAIIVGAYFLIRSIQRPLTQASQVAARIAQGDLRAQELPGAGRSDEFGELLASLAGMRESLARMVRQVRASTDSIATASAEIAAGNQDLSARTESTSSNLQETAAAMEEFTSTIAQSAGSASQASQLAGGARDVAQRGGAVVTDVVATMQDIQASSRKIADIIGVIDSIAFQTNILALNAAVEAARAGEQGRGFAVVAGEVRNLAQRSAGAAREIKDLIGASVERVEGGSRLVQQAGSTMDEIVHSVQRVADMIGEVTAAAAEQSAGVSQVNQAVGQLDQMTQQNAALVEQSAAAAQSLREQAQQLTQVVAAFQVDGSGHQAAALPRAAVAAAPPAARPVPAAIAAKPLREASALVARAPAAPAALPAASSSGARRAPAAAADDDWESF, encoded by the coding sequence ATGAAAGCACTGCGCCTGTCGCACAAGCTCTGGCTCGCCGTGGCCGCCATCGTGGTGGCGCTGACGGCGGTGGTGGGGGCGTCGGGCTACCGCTCGGCCAAGGCGCAGGCGCAGGCCGACGCAGTCACGCAGGAGACCGGCCTGCGCGTGCAGCTGGCTTCGCGCTGGATGGCCCTCACCGAGTTGAACGCCACGCGCACGCTGGCCCTGGTGCTCAGCAGCGAAATGGCGGTCGAGCAGGCCTTTCAGGCCGAAGTCGCAGCGACCAGCGAGCGCATCACGCAAATGCAAAAGGAGCTCGAGGCCATGCCGCTGTCCGAAGCGGCGCGCCAGCAGATGGCGCGCGTGGCGAGCGCCCGCACGACCATGACGCAGCTGCGCGCCCAGGCGCGGCAGCTGCGCGACGCGAGCGACTACGACGCCGCCGCCAATCTGGCGCTGGAATCGCTCACGCCGGCCGTCCAGTCCTACCTGGGGACGCTGCGCCAGGTGGTGCAGTTGTTCGAGCAGGAGGCGCGCGAGCGCCACGCCGAGATGGCTGAGGTGCGCATGGCCACGGTGAAGCTGGCCGGCATGGCCGTAGCGGCGCTGCTGCTGGCCATCATCGTCGGTGCGTATTTCCTGATCCGCAGCATCCAGCGGCCACTGACGCAGGCCAGCCAGGTGGCGGCGCGCATCGCCCAGGGCGATCTGCGCGCGCAGGAGCTGCCGGGGGCCGGGCGCAGCGACGAGTTTGGCGAGTTGCTCGCCTCGCTTGCCGGCATGCGCGAATCCCTGGCGCGCATGGTGCGCCAGGTGCGCGCCAGCACCGACAGCATCGCCACCGCCAGCGCCGAGATCGCCGCCGGCAACCAGGACCTGTCGGCGCGCACCGAGAGCACCTCCAGCAACCTGCAGGAAACCGCGGCGGCCATGGAGGAGTTCACCAGCACCATCGCCCAGAGCGCCGGCAGCGCCAGCCAGGCCAGCCAGCTGGCCGGCGGCGCGCGCGACGTGGCGCAGCGCGGCGGCGCGGTGGTCACCGACGTGGTGGCTACCATGCAGGACATCCAGGCCAGCAGCCGCAAGATCGCCGACATCATCGGCGTGATCGATTCCATCGCTTTTCAGACCAACATCCTGGCGCTGAACGCTGCCGTTGAGGCCGCGCGCGCTGGCGAACAGGGCCGCGGTTTCGCCGTGGTGGCGGGCGAGGTGCGCAACCTGGCGCAGCGCTCGGCCGGCGCGGCGCGCGAGATCAAGGACCTGATCGGCGCATCGGTGGAGCGTGTCGAGGGCGGCTCGCGCCTGGTGCAGCAGGCGGGCAGCACCATGGACGAGATCGTGCATTCGGTGCAGCGCGTGGCGGACATGATCGGCGAGGTCACCGCCGCGGCCGCCGAGCAGAGCGCCGGCGTCAGCCAGGTCAACCAGGCCGTGGGGCAACTGGACCAGATGACGCAGCAAAACGCCGCCTTGGTCGAGCAAAGCGCCGCCGCCGCGCAGAGCCTGCGCGAGCAGGCGCAGCAGCTCACGCAGGTGGTCGCGGCGTTCCAGGTGGATGGCAGCGGCCACCAGGCCGCCGCATTGCCGCGCGCCGCCGTGGCCGCTGCGCCGCCTGCCGCGCGACCTGTACCTGCCGCCATCGCTGCCAAACCGCTGCGGGAAGCTTCTGCCCTCGTCGCCAGGGCGCCCGCCGCGCCAGCGGCGCTGCCCGCAGCAAGCAGCAGCGGTGCGCGCAGGGCTCCGGCGGCAGCAGCCGACGACGACTGGGAAAGCTTCTGA
- the yedE gene encoding selenium metabolism membrane protein YedE/FdhT has protein sequence MQTWQDFRHQYLVRFWSPVPAVIAAGVLSAYYFGITGTFWAVTGEFTRWGGHVLQFLGVDLSGWGYFQLIGMQGTPLTRVDGVMIIGMFAGCLSAALWANNVKLRTPHHRIRVAQALVGGVIAGFGARLAMGCNLAAFFTGIPQFSLHAWFFAIATAIGSLAGAKASMWPMFRIPVRLEKVSAQRPLAQREQQARRRFRAGMLLFAAFVLWAVALVLDKPKLGFAALFGLGFGLIIERAQVCFTSAFRDLWLTGRTQMAKAIIIGMAVSAIGVYGYAQLGLDQKIFWAGPNAVIGGLLFGFGIVLAGGCETGWMYRAVEGQVHYWWVGLGNVIGSTLLALVWDDLAPAIAVNYDKVNLLKTFGPQGGLLVTYVLLALALALVLLWERHFFNKRRGSLQHATPALRTAA, from the coding sequence ATGCAAACCTGGCAGGACTTTCGCCACCAGTACCTGGTGCGCTTTTGGTCGCCCGTGCCCGCCGTCATCGCGGCTGGCGTGCTCTCGGCGTATTACTTCGGCATCACCGGCACCTTCTGGGCGGTCACGGGCGAGTTCACCCGCTGGGGCGGGCATGTGCTGCAATTTTTGGGCGTGGACCTGTCCGGCTGGGGCTACTTCCAGCTGATCGGCATGCAGGGCACGCCGCTCACGCGCGTGGACGGGGTGATGATCATCGGCATGTTCGCCGGCTGCCTGTCTGCCGCGCTGTGGGCCAACAACGTCAAGCTGCGCACGCCGCACCACCGCATCCGCGTGGCGCAGGCGCTGGTGGGCGGCGTCATCGCGGGCTTTGGCGCACGCCTGGCCATGGGCTGCAACCTGGCGGCGTTCTTCACCGGCATCCCGCAGTTCTCGCTGCACGCCTGGTTCTTCGCCATCGCCACGGCTATCGGCTCGCTGGCCGGGGCCAAGGCCAGCATGTGGCCGATGTTCCGCATTCCCGTGCGGCTGGAAAAGGTGAGCGCCCAGCGTCCCCTGGCGCAGCGCGAGCAGCAGGCGCGCCGGCGCTTTCGCGCGGGCATGCTGCTGTTCGCCGCCTTCGTGCTGTGGGCCGTGGCGCTGGTGCTCGATAAGCCGAAGCTGGGCTTTGCCGCGCTGTTCGGCTTAGGCTTCGGCCTGATCATCGAGCGCGCCCAGGTGTGCTTCACCTCGGCGTTTCGCGACCTGTGGCTCACCGGCCGCACGCAGATGGCCAAGGCCATCATCATCGGCATGGCGGTGAGCGCCATCGGCGTCTATGGCTACGCCCAGCTGGGCTTGGATCAGAAAATCTTCTGGGCCGGGCCCAACGCCGTGATCGGCGGGCTGCTGTTCGGCTTCGGCATCGTGCTGGCCGGCGGCTGCGAGACGGGCTGGATGTACCGCGCCGTCGAAGGCCAGGTGCACTACTGGTGGGTGGGCCTGGGCAACGTCATCGGCTCCACGCTGCTGGCCCTGGTCTGGGACGACCTGGCGCCGGCCATCGCCGTGAACTATGACAAGGTCAACCTGCTCAAGACCTTCGGCCCGCAGGGCGGCCTGCTGGTCACCTACGTGCTGCTCGCCCTGGCGCTGGCGCTGGTGCTGCTGTGGGAGCGGCACTTCTTCAACAAGCGCCGCGGCAGCCTGCAGCACGCCACGCCCGCCCTGCGCACCGCCGCCTGA